The following coding sequences lie in one Populus trichocarpa isolate Nisqually-1 chromosome 14, P.trichocarpa_v4.1, whole genome shotgun sequence genomic window:
- the LOC127904257 gene encoding uncharacterized protein LOC127904257 translates to MFERFTRRSQSGVGNRNRPIHGSVTTHIDGSVPFGANAKWMATSLGRESSPMELFVETHVRSQDRQKGAQQFVDNHAQHFVETYNNRLRERYEDDTLTHPEFDPDLWMEVGSSGGPDKNRVYGLSNTTADNLRSARSVSTVGSSQSISSSQSKEVVALQQHTAQLTEKYDHLSAEYAQLKASQAQQRAESEQQKMAYEQLREMVMNMATQSGTCAPNPFLPYNHQPPPPPPPAPPLY, encoded by the exons atgtttgagcggttcacacgacgttCACAGTCTGGTgttggcaaccggaatcggccaattcatggctcggtgacaacgcacattgacggctccgttccgtttggtGCAAATGCAAaatggatg gctacgtctcttggacgtgagtcgAGCCCGATGGAattgtttgtggagacgcacgtgcggagtcaagaccgccaaaaaggggcgcaacagttcgttgacaaccatgctcaacatttcgtg gagacctataataatcggttgagggagagatacgaggacgatactttgacccatccggaatttgatccggatttgtggatggaggttggatcgtcaggtggacccgataaaaatcgagtttacgggctctccaacactacggccgataACTTGCGGTcggcccgtagtgtttcaaccgttgggagctcccaatcaatatcgagctcccaatctaaggaggtcgtggccttgcagcaacacacggctcagctcaccgaaaaatacgaccacctatcagcagagtacgcacaactcaaagcgtctcaagcacaacaaagagcggagtctgaacaacaaaaaatggcttatgaacagcttcgcgaaatggtcatgaacatggcaacacagagtggaacatgtgcgcctaatccttttttgccgtataaccaccagcctcctcctcctcctcctccagctccacctttatattaa